A stretch of Zootoca vivipara chromosome 13, rZooViv1.1, whole genome shotgun sequence DNA encodes these proteins:
- the SCRN2 gene encoding secernin-2 isoform X1 — protein MADPCPREPSSCDCFVSLPPASAAREVIFGKNSDRPRDEVQEVVYFPAASHAKGAKVQCTYIEVDQVEKTHAVILSRPAWLWGAEMGANEHGVCVGNEGVWTKEPVAEEEALLGMDLVRLSLERSKSAQEAVQVITALLERYGQGGSCKEEPTPFIYHNTFLLADRTEAWVVETAGQFWAAQRIQEGARNISNQLSIGTDITSEHMGLRQHAREQGWWNGQGAFSFLEVFSLTHQPVRMEAAKARYCAGQQLLRQHSGQITAETIMTILSDKASGICVDSEGFCTTGSMVSVLPQDPHLPCIHFFTATPDPSRSIFKPFIFVPNVTFFHQVQSPTFGDKDPVREMPRFQRRVDRRHNLYREHQLVLYTMDHDEHERQRLQEIMQKFQRQTLEAMKNLLAGSFTLKPQELADLFYDCVVTELTLYRQEVPCRGREMEVRSRDH, from the exons ATGGCTGATCCTTGTCCCCGTGAACCCTCCTCCTGCGACTGCTTCGTCTCTCTTCCCCCGGCCTCTGCGGCCAGAGAGGTCATATTTGGCAAGAATTCTGACCGGCCGAGGGATGAAGTCCAAGAGGTAGTCTATTTCCCAGCCGCAAGCCATGCCAAGGGGGCAAAGGTCCAG TGCACATATATTGAAGTGGACCAGGTTGAGAAGACCCATGCGGTCATTCTCAGCCGACCAGCCTGGCTCTGGGGAGCTGAGATGGGGGCCAACGAGCACGGGGTCTGCGTTGGCAATGAAGGGGTGTGGACCAAGGAGCCCGTGGCAGAGGAGGAAGCCTTGCTGGGCATGGATCTGGTCAG gCTCAGTTTGGAGCGGAGTAAGAGTGCCCAGGAAGCAGTCCAGGTTATAACAGCCCTCCTGGAACGTTATGGCCAAGGGGGCAGTTGCAAGGAGGAGCCGACCCCCTTCATTTACCATAACACCTTCCTCCTTGCGGATCGCACTGAAGCCTGGGTTGTAGAAACAGCCGGTCAGTTTTGGGCGGCTCAGAGGATTCAAG AAGGTGCCCGGAACATTTCCAACCAGCTGAGCATTGGCACCGATATCACGTCTGAGCATATGGGCCTCAGGCAGCATGCCCGGGAGCAGGGATGGTGGAATGGCCAAGGGGCGTTCAGCTTCCTGGAGGTGTTCTCTCTCACCCACCAGCCTGTGCGCATGGAGGCGGCCAAAGCTCGCTATTGTGCTGGCCAGCAGCTGCTGCGCCAACATTCAG GGCAGATCACTGCAGAGACCATTATGACCATCTTGAGTGACAAGGCCAGCGGGATCTGCGTTGATTCGGAAGGTTTCTGCACCACGGGAAGCATGGTGTCTGTCCTGCCGCAGGATCCCCACCTGCCTTGCATCCACTTCTTCACGGCCACGCCAGACCCTTCCAG GTCGATCTTCAAGCCCTTCATCTTCGTTCCCAACGTCACTTTCTTTCACCAAGTGCAATCGCCGACCTTTGGCGACAAAGACCCCGTCAGGGAGATGCCCAGGTTTCAGAGGCGGGTGGACCGACGCCACAATCTCTACAGGGAACACCAGTTAGTCCTGTACACCATGGACCACGATGAG catgagCGCCAGAGACTCCAAGAGATTATGCAGAAATTTCAGCGGCAAACCCTGGAGGCCATGAAGAACCTGCTGGCAGGCTCCTTCACTCTGAAACCCCAGGAGCTGGCTGACCTCTTCTATGACTGTGTGGTCACAGAACTCACGTTATATAGACAGGAAGTTCCCTGTCGGGGCAGAGAGATGGAGGTTCGTTCCCGAGACCACTGA
- the SCRN2 gene encoding secernin-2 isoform X2: MADPCPREPSSCDCFVSLPPASAAREVIFGKNSDRPRDEVQEVVYFPAASHAKGAKVQCTYIEVDQVEKTHAVILSRPAWLWGAEMGANEHGVCVGNEGVWTKEPVAEEEALLGMDLVRLSLERSKSAQEAVQVITALLERYGQGGSCKEEPTPFIYHNTFLLADRTEAWVVETAGQFWAAQRIQEGARNISNQLSIGTDITSEHMGLRQHAREQGWWNGQGAFSFLEVFSLTHQPVRMEAAKARYCAGQQLLRQHSGQITAETIMTILSDKASGICVDSEGFCTTGSMVSVLPQDPHLPCIHFFTATPDPSRSIFKPFIFVPNVTFFHQVQSPTFGDKDPVREMPRFQRRVDRRHNLYREHQLVLYTMDHDEHERQRLQEIMQKFQRQTLEAMKNLLAGSFTLKPQELADLFYDCVVTELTLYRQEVPCRGREMEMLQS, translated from the exons ATGGCTGATCCTTGTCCCCGTGAACCCTCCTCCTGCGACTGCTTCGTCTCTCTTCCCCCGGCCTCTGCGGCCAGAGAGGTCATATTTGGCAAGAATTCTGACCGGCCGAGGGATGAAGTCCAAGAGGTAGTCTATTTCCCAGCCGCAAGCCATGCCAAGGGGGCAAAGGTCCAG TGCACATATATTGAAGTGGACCAGGTTGAGAAGACCCATGCGGTCATTCTCAGCCGACCAGCCTGGCTCTGGGGAGCTGAGATGGGGGCCAACGAGCACGGGGTCTGCGTTGGCAATGAAGGGGTGTGGACCAAGGAGCCCGTGGCAGAGGAGGAAGCCTTGCTGGGCATGGATCTGGTCAG gCTCAGTTTGGAGCGGAGTAAGAGTGCCCAGGAAGCAGTCCAGGTTATAACAGCCCTCCTGGAACGTTATGGCCAAGGGGGCAGTTGCAAGGAGGAGCCGACCCCCTTCATTTACCATAACACCTTCCTCCTTGCGGATCGCACTGAAGCCTGGGTTGTAGAAACAGCCGGTCAGTTTTGGGCGGCTCAGAGGATTCAAG AAGGTGCCCGGAACATTTCCAACCAGCTGAGCATTGGCACCGATATCACGTCTGAGCATATGGGCCTCAGGCAGCATGCCCGGGAGCAGGGATGGTGGAATGGCCAAGGGGCGTTCAGCTTCCTGGAGGTGTTCTCTCTCACCCACCAGCCTGTGCGCATGGAGGCGGCCAAAGCTCGCTATTGTGCTGGCCAGCAGCTGCTGCGCCAACATTCAG GGCAGATCACTGCAGAGACCATTATGACCATCTTGAGTGACAAGGCCAGCGGGATCTGCGTTGATTCGGAAGGTTTCTGCACCACGGGAAGCATGGTGTCTGTCCTGCCGCAGGATCCCCACCTGCCTTGCATCCACTTCTTCACGGCCACGCCAGACCCTTCCAG GTCGATCTTCAAGCCCTTCATCTTCGTTCCCAACGTCACTTTCTTTCACCAAGTGCAATCGCCGACCTTTGGCGACAAAGACCCCGTCAGGGAGATGCCCAGGTTTCAGAGGCGGGTGGACCGACGCCACAATCTCTACAGGGAACACCAGTTAGTCCTGTACACCATGGACCACGATGAG catgagCGCCAGAGACTCCAAGAGATTATGCAGAAATTTCAGCGGCAAACCCTGGAGGCCATGAAGAACCTGCTGGCAGGCTCCTTCACTCTGAAACCCCAGGAGCTGGCTGACCTCTTCTATGACTGTGTGGTCACAGAACTCACGTTATATAGACAGGAAGTTCCCTGTCGGGGCAGAGAGATGGAG ATGCTGcaatcctga